ACGTCGCCGCCGCGCCGCTGCCGCTGGTCGTGCCTCCGCTTGTCGACCACCTTCCTGGCCGCCATCCGCAGGAGGAGCCGCCAGAGGTCGTCCCGATCGGCCAGGTCGGGAAAACGGCCCCCCTCAGCCGCCCCGTAGAAGCTGTCGAACACGCTGAGCACGATGTCCTCCTCGTCTGAAACCGCACGGTTCTGCCCGTGCAGCCGGGCCCGCACGGCCCGCACGAGCCGGTCAAAGTAGTGCTGCCAGATGCGGTTCGCTGCAACCGAATCACCGTCCTTGACCAGGCGGATCCAGTGGCTGACGTTCGAGTGATCCGACATACGGTGGAGACGAACCAAGCAAACGGACGGTAAGACAAGTGGAGGGCATAATGGTACCACATCCCCGTGGGCCCCGGTCGCCAACCCCGCCCGTAGGGGCCGGCGGAGCCCGCTCAGCGACCGGAGCTCTCGATCGAGAACGCGTTGCCTTCTGGATCGCGGCAATCGACGACCACCACGCCGGGGGCCGGGGACCGGGTGTCACTCACCTGGACGCCGCGGGCCGCCAGCGCGACGCCCGTGCGTTCGGCGTCGGCAACCCGGAACACAAACTTGGGGGCGTCGGCTCCCAATCGCCGCCGGCCGCCGGCGTGCAGCGCAAGGGTGCAGGCGCCGGTCTCGAAGGTGACCCAGGCCTCGGATGAGTAGTCGGTCGCGTTGTCCGGGTGGGTAACCGTCAGCCCGAGCATATCGCGGTAGAACCGCACCTGGGCGTCCATCTGCTCGACATACACAATGACTTCGCTGAGAGGACCGATCACGCTCAACTCCGGCTGGGTGGGTATCGCACGCAACCCCAGTGGCAAACTCATAGTTCGGGCTTCGCCGCCCACAACTGATTGGCTAACGAGTCAAACTTGTCGTAACCCGACAGGATCGCTCGCACCTTCGACGCCCGCTCACCGAGGCTGCCGGTGAGGTCGATGAAGGGGATTCGGCTGGCGATCAGGTCGGCGCGGGTCTGCCGCTGCAGGGTCGACCGGTTGGCGAGTCCGGAGCGGTCCCAGGTGTCGTCGTACGGGATGTCGTCGCCGCACAGGAAGAACAGGTCGTATCGTGATCGGGCGGCGGCGGCCAACCGGTCGAGCCGCGGTTCACTGGCGCCCAGGTAGTAGTGGGAGAACCGACGGGTGGTGGTGGCGTCGGTGTCGACAAAGAGCACGCGGTTCGCCTGCTGAACGAGCGTCTCCTCCCGTTCCAGGTGCCCCTCGGCGATCTCCAGCAGCTGATCAGAGGTAAGCCGTCGGTTGACCTGATGACGCTCCCAGTACTCGCGGCCGTACTCGGGCATCCACACGGTCTGTAGATCGTCGGCAAGCCTGGCGGCGAGCGTCGTCTTGCCGGTGGACGGTGCGCCAAGCAGCACCACCTTAGTGATCAGGTCGCGGTAGACCTGCGGAGCGATGAACTTGCGGCTCGCATACGGATCGGCCCTGGCGGAAGTCCCCGAGATGGGGAGCATCGCCCGCGGCTCGTCGACGCGTCGGTCCACGGCGCCGAGGGCGCGACTGATGTGCGCGCCATAGAACTCGCTCGAGTAGAAGTGGGTGATCTCACGGCCCGCCAGTATGCCCAGCAGGAACTCCTCCTGGACACGGCGGATCTTTGGGGTGTCTCCTACCTCCGCGGGTCCCCCCCAGGCCTCCAGCACTTCAACCGACGGGTAGAGCGTGCGGACCCAGTTGGCGCGGACCGGCAGCGGCGGCGTCGCGAGGCCGGGCGCGTCGTACACAACGACCACTACGCGGTCGGTCTCGTCGAGCGCCCGCTCAATCAGCAGCTGGTGCCCCTTATGGAGCGGGGCAAACTTGCCGAGTGTCAGTCCGGTCTTCATTGTCTTGCTGCCTGGCGGAAGCCCCCCAGGCGAGCAAACCGAGGGTCGCCATCACCAGGAACACCGCGTACAGCCCCGAGGTCAGGTACAACGCCTTGTAAGCGTAGACGCCGATGGCCACGACG
This genomic interval from Posidoniimonas corsicana contains the following:
- a CDS encoding VOC family protein; this translates as MIGPLSEVIVYVEQMDAQVRFYRDMLGLTVTHPDNATDYSSEAWVTFETGACTLALHAGGRRRLGADAPKFVFRVADAERTGVALAARGVQVSDTRSPAPGVVVVDCRDPEGNAFSIESSGR
- a CDS encoding AAA family ATPase codes for the protein MKTGLTLGKFAPLHKGHQLLIERALDETDRVVVVVYDAPGLATPPLPVRANWVRTLYPSVEVLEAWGGPAEVGDTPKIRRVQEEFLLGILAGREITHFYSSEFYGAHISRALGAVDRRVDEPRAMLPISGTSARADPYASRKFIAPQVYRDLITKVVLLGAPSTGKTTLAARLADDLQTVWMPEYGREYWERHQVNRRLTSDQLLEIAEGHLEREETLVQQANRVLFVDTDATTTRRFSHYYLGASEPRLDRLAAAARSRYDLFFLCGDDIPYDDTWDRSGLANRSTLQRQTRADLIASRIPFIDLTGSLGERASKVRAILSGYDKFDSLANQLWAAKPEL